The Cryptomeria japonica chromosome 6, Sugi_1.0, whole genome shotgun sequence genomic interval CATGGATCTAGAATGTACCAAAAGAAAGAAATAGTTTTGAAAACAATCCTATCATCATCCTCCATGTGACAAAATTTATCACGCGCCTTACCCACTGCATAACATTGTTCAACTCTATCCTAAGCTGCTCCCTAGCAAAAGAGAAAAGAACAGAGGTTTTAAGGAAGATCTATAATTATATTCTTTGAAGCATCTCTCTATGGCGTAGGTAACCAGCAGACTTAAACCTTCCAGCTTAACTCTCGTTGGGTAAGACTGTGATCTTCTGAAGCAAAAATGTAACTTGGACAACCTTAATCTCTATTCCATCAAATGAACCGAGCGTATACTTGCTCTATATCCTCTTACCTGCTTTCTCTGCATAGACAACAGAACTAGCCTAATTCCCTCGCGAGCTACGCACTGATCTTCTAAGCCTAGACATAAAACGTGACTGTACTGCTTCTGCTTGATGTCGATCATCCTGGTTTTGATTGTATTCAACGATTGAAGTAATACCCAGTTCGGAGAGATTATTTCTTTGCAAATCAGGTTTTGAATCAGCCTCTAACAGAATCTTTTGATGGTGCCATTGCTTGGCATCCCCATTTATGCATCTTTGCTTATAAGCACTCTTGGCTCTCCTGATAACTTTCTTCTTATGCAAACCAGCATCAGCGAAGGCCAACCCTGCCTTACACTCTCTATGGACTGGAATAAGCTTGTTTCCCCAACTTTCCAGAAGACAAATGGCCTCAACAAGCAAATCCAATCCTTCTGATGAGGCTTTGAGTTTGGCAATTCTGTTGCCAAGTGGCCTGAGATTTCTTAAGAATCCCCTTGTGGGCATTCTTGAAATCAAGCTCTGATCCTTCTTCAAGTCGAGACTCTCGATCTTTGGTGAATTTGACAAGGATCCCATCTGTTCTAGGATTAGATTATTGTTATTGCAACTGGATGGTGAGCTGAAATCTGTTGATTGTAAATGCATCCCGTCTTCTGCAGCTTCATCGTGCACAATGGACGCAGAGGACGAAGAATCTGCAGATGTCTGTCCACATACAGAAGAAGAAAAACATGGAGAAGTAATGCTAGGAAGTTTCGACAGTTCAAGCTTCCCAGCCTTCCTAACAGGATCATCCGGATCTGGTGTTGTGGGCTGCTCTACTGGATCCACCAAGCACTGCCTATCCGAAAACTTGGTAGATTCACCAATGGATTCATAATAGGAGAAAGGTATAGGATCATGAGACGAAAAAACAGAGTACCTTTCAGTCTTCTTCTTCTGATACTTAATTTCTTCTTGCTCCTTCAGTGGGTTCGCTTTTGTACTGAATGCATCATACCCaactgctgctgctgctgctgatcTCTGATGGCACATTTTCTTCCTGGCATTGCACCACTGCCATATGTTGTCTGAATCGCCCATTGCATTTACTAGCATTTTCTGAGTAAAATCAGAAACTGGCCCAGAAATCGAATCAAGGAGCGTCACAATTGAACCCAAATGAACAGATATTAATTGAAAACAAACAGATCAAACCCCATAAAACCTCACAGGTTAAGCCCAGATGTATAGCTACTCAATCAAATAAGCTGCATTTCTACAAATATCAATAGCCCAAAACAGCATCTCATCTACtgaagagaaaatgaaaaagagATTGACAATCAGGCTAAGTACAAGCACCCAGAATGCAAATTCACGGCGTGCCCAtcaaatattgggaagaattaagaAAGCAGGATTTTAGCAAAAGCCAGAAGTAGCAGAATTGAAGTGGGTTCTGAGAGATCTAGGAATCAAATACTCCCTAATCGATCCGATGCTGCAATGCTTGGAAAACCAGTGCACCCAGAAACTCATTTCATAATTCCAGACACGAATTTTTTAGAGAAAACTACAAATTTCAAGCACGAAACAGCTCAATTCTGGAGTAGGAAAAAGCAAAGCAAATTGAAGTAATGCCGAGAAGAGGAGATGTTGAATGAATCACCGGTATCTCATGGAAAGGAGTGGAATGCAGATTAGAGTTCTAGCTCAAGGGACAATTTGGATGGACCGAATGAGAAAGGAAGCAGGACTCCAAAGGCCTCTGAGCAGGTAGATGAGACCAAATACGCATCAAATATATTGAAATGAAATTACAATGTTTTCATTTCCTTAATTCATAtccttaattttaattttatttttatttgttaatcAAATCCGTTCTGTCACATGTTTCTTTCCAAAACCTTCATGGGTAGAGTACACCCTATATCAAGGATTTTTGTTTTCCAATTGTTAGCTTAATAGAGTGATAGAAGTGATATTTTTCTTATTAGTGCTACCTATTGAATATTTTTAGTCTTTTCTATGTTTTATAGGtgacaaatttggggaaaaattcaTTCATAGAACTTTTATATATCTAAAATTTGTGTCTTTGAATTTTTTATAAGATTATAAGTAGtcgttttaaaaaattaattttatattggCTTAAAGGTTTGATCTATAATCGCATCTATACTCTAATATATCATGATCCTTAAATTAATGAGGTGGTTTCACAATGGAAGTGGTCCTCctataaaaataatagttgataaGTTGTGGATGAATATATTTTCTTGCTTTACCTTTTCTATGGTTAAAAATGTTGAGAAAATGTCTCAACCTTGCTTTTAccatatttgtatttaattattaatttataatttataattatctTTATTTGTCATAAAAATTGCTAAATTCAACTATGACAATTTTAAGGTCTTTTTTAGTTGTCAAAATAGAAAAAAGCATGAAAAAGGAGAAGTTAAATGTGATATTGGAAAAGATCAGGAAGATTTTCAAGTTTGCATGAGCACATTATTAAAAGGCAGACACAATCACAAGTTGAAAGAGGAAGTTTCTTAATTTTGTGATTTAATGCCTAAATGATTTTAGAAACTATTCGTGATTTGTGGTTTCTCTGGTGCCTATATATTTAGTGCTTCAGTCGAAGGAAAAAACAAGTTAATTTACAGGTTGTTGAAGCAATGAAGTGTTGTAGCAATTTAGAGAGAAAAGTTATATTGATGTAACTAATTTGAAGGATTAATACAAGTCTTGGATCTCTTTGGGTGGTGATACAATGCTCTTTGGATGAGAACCTCAAGGGTTGATACAgtaacatgacatgacaagacaaGATTAATCATAAACACACACTTGCATGTAACTTGTTGAAGCTTGCTACTCCATAATGCTCATGTTTGAAGATATTTGAACACAATGCTTGCTCTAGAATGTGATCTTAATAATGCTCAATGTTGTAGGATGGAAATGAATTAGGAAAGATGCATTTATATAAGGATCACAAGGTATTTCCTATTTTAGGTTGACTTCCAACATCTTAAGTATTAAAATATTAGTATCAAATAATAAATGGTAGGAACCGACACTCTGACATGTTTGATTTTTGACCTATTTTAGGGGGACTATTCACCAAACAAGCATATGATAACAATTTGGTAGTGACAAGGCTATAAATAGGCTACAAATGATCTATGAGGGGGCACACTAAAGTAAGGGCCCAaaaatgagtgtgaaattgtaaaggggtcacaatttatgacactacactagtTTTtagcatttggtatcaaagccaagttggcTTGATTAGAGAAGGGGACACCTTTATTGGAGTCTTTAATTGGGTTTTTTGCTGCAAGGGGAGCgtatcatttttttcaattttagattTAGTGTGATAAGAGACCGTGGCTAGCTCATCTTAGTTAGACATTGATAAGTTCAATGGTACTAGGTATGAGCTTTGGAAGTTAAAGATGGAGGATATcttgaaataaagagatcaatgtatAGTTGGTAACAAAGAGAAGAAATTAGATAGTGTGTTAGATGAAGActagaataaattaaataaaaatgttCATGACACTATTTGTTTGTGTTTATATAATTTTGATCCATTAAATGTTTCTAATGAGATTACTGCATAAAATTATGGAATAGAATAGGAGAGATATACCAAACTAAGAGCCTCATTAACAAGTTCTTTCTAAAAATAAAGTTATATTATCTTAAAATAAATGATGGAGACTCGATTTTTGAATAATTCAATTCATTTAATCTAATCATGAGTCACTTATAGTCAATTAATGAAAAGATAGATGAGGACGATAAATGTATTTATAATTATGTTCACTACCTTAATTTGGGGATAATCTTATGCTTGCAGTCAGTGGTTCTTTTTCAGATGATTTGAAGTTGGATGCCCTTGTTGCCACTCTACTTTCAGAGGAAATAAGGATAAAGGATTTGAAGGGGCCTAAAGATGCATTACATGTATGAGGTAGATCTAAGGAGAAAGTAaggacaagaagaaaggtgaaaaggAAAAATCTAAGGATCATTCTGAGTCCAAGGGAAGGTCTAAAACACTTGGTAAGAGTAGATTGAGGTGTTGGAGTTGTGGTAAATGGGGGCATCTAAAAAAGGAATGtaagaataaaaagaaaaataatgattgttcCTCTATAGATAAATCCTTCGATGATGAAGCTATTGAAGCTTTTGTTATTTTTGCTAATATGACTTATGATGACCCTTGGTTAATAGACTCAAGTGCATCCTACCAAATGACTCCTCATAAGGAATATTTTTTAGCATATTCATCTTATGATGGTGGGGAAGTTTTCCTCGGGGATAATAGCACATGAAAAATTGTAGGTTGAGGGGAGGTAAAAATGATTTTTAGTGATGGAAGGGTTAAAACCCTTAAAGATGTATTACACATCCCTATTTTATctagaaatttaatttctatacCTAAAATGAATGATTCAAGGGTGAATTACTTTTGAAAAGAGTGGTTATAAGTTAAGCAGAGGGAATTTGGTTTTAACTAAGGGTAATAGGTGTGATACCCTATTTGGACTCAATGATTTTCCTTTATGTAACTCTGTTAATGTAACTAATAAAACTATATCATGTAAGTTGTGGCACTACAAGATGGGTCATATTGGTGAAAAGAGTCTCAAAACCCTCATAAATAAAAAGGTGGTTAatgatttttcaatttgttttgttgattttgatttttatGAACATTGTGTCTATGGAAAGAAACAAAGAGTATCATTTAAATCTAGAAGTACTGGGCTAAACAAGTTTTGCAGGTAATCCATTGTAATGTCTTTGGTCTTGTGTATGTACCCATCTTGTGTCTTTAAATGATTTTTATGAACATTGTGTCTATGGAAAGAAACAAAGAGTATCATTTA includes:
- the LOC131037524 gene encoding uncharacterized protein LOC131037524; the encoded protein is MLVNAMGDSDNIWQWCNARKKMCHQRSAAAAAVGYDAFSTKANPLKEQEEIKYQKKKTERQCLVDPVEQPTTPDPDDPVRKAGKLELSKLPSITSPCFSSSVCGQTSADSSSSASIVHDEAAEDGMHLQSTDFSSPSSCNNNNLILEQMGSLSNSPKIESLDLKKDQSLISRMPTRGFLRNLRPLGNRIAKLKASSEGLDLLVEAICLLESWGNKLIPVHRECKAGLAFADAGLHKKKVIRRAKSAYKQRCINGDAKQWHHQKILLEADSKPDLQRNNLSELGITSIVEYNQNQDDRHQAEAVQSRFMSRLRRSVRSSRGN